A genomic region of Ursus arctos isolate Adak ecotype North America unplaced genomic scaffold, UrsArc2.0 scaffold_8, whole genome shotgun sequence contains the following coding sequences:
- the CENPA gene encoding histone H3-like centromeric protein A, with protein MGPRRRTRKPEVPRRRTASPAPSPPRRGPRLGAPSRQRGPRRLRVLREIRMLQKSTGLLIRKSPFGRLAREICVKFTRGVDFSWQAQALLALQEAAEAFLVHLFEDAYLLSLHAGRVTLFPKDVQLARRIRGIQEGLG; from the exons ATGGGCCCGCGCCGCCGGACCCGCAAGCCCGAAGTCCCGAGGAGGCGCACCGCGAGcccggcccccagccctccccggcGGGGCCCCCGCTTAG GCGCTCCCTCCCGTCAGCGTGGTCCCCGGAGACTTAGGGTTCTGAGGGAGATCCGAATGCTTCAGAAGAGCACGGGCCTGTTGATAAGGAAGAGCCCCTTTGGCCGCCTG GCAAGAGAGATATGTGTTAAATTCACTCGAGGTGTGGACTTCTCTTGGCAAGCCCAGGCCCTGTTGGCCCTACAAGAG GCCGCAGAAGCGTTTCTAGTTCATCTCTTTGAGGACGCCTATCTCCTGTCCTTACATGCCGGCCGCGTTACTCTCTTCCCGAAGGATGTGCAGTTGGCCAGGAGGATCCGAGGCATTCAGGAAGGGCTTGGCTGA